The nucleotide sequence AGAATGCATCCAGTCCAGAGTCAGGATGCCGAATTCCGGATCGTTCACGGTTTTCGGCTTCGGGAACAACGTATACCATATTCGACGCAAGAAGTACATTTCCAGACTCTCTTAGTAATAGAGAACACCTGTTTCCGGTGACTGTCTCGGCGGTAATGGATGCGATTGCTTATGAACGCTTGGAGAAACGGCCTCCATATTTCCCCAACGGTACACTCTCCTCCCAAATGGGAAAGTCCAATGTACGTCTGCTCCACCTAACGACACTGGTTTCTGATGGTGGGCAATATTTCCGTGCAACGGTAGTTTTCTTGGCCAATTCGTTACCCGCCCCGCAAGTACACCTTTTGCTACTAACCATCGAACAATGGCCGATCGCGGTAGAACTCTCACACTCTCGTTGACTGCTCTGGTACCGATCATAAGTTTACCCGTAGCAGTATTACGCGGCTCCAAACCAGCAGGTTGCCTTGGAAGTGGCTTAATTCTTCCAGCGAGCTTACCCGTTACACGCCCGCCGAAGGCGAATGAAGCCCCCATAGCACTTCCCCTTAGCGCGCCCATGACGGTTCCTGAGAACGTGCCATTCTCCGCGTAACCACTAATCCCACCGGAAACGATTCCTCCTGCGCTACCACTAGCAATGGTACTTAAAAAACCCGCCCCATATCGCGCGAGCACCGCTCCGCCAGCTAATCCTCCAGCAGTTCCAATGGCACCTTCGTAAATACCGCCATAGATGCCAGCTTGCAATGACGTTCCCCAATCGTCGCCAGCAAATCGATGCATCCCTGTCGTCGTAACAAAGCCACCACTGAAACCGCCGACGCCGCCAGAAATACCGCCAGCGAGCAATCCTGAATACGTTGCTGTAAACCCGAGTGCGGATAGTCCGAATGCGGCGCCGAAGAAAGCAGCACCGCCCAGCCCGCCAGCAACTGCACCACCTGCTGTGAATAGGGCGAATTCCTCCGCGCGAAATTCATCGGTTGTCACGGTATAGCTAGTCCCACCCGCTACCGCGCCGAACAACGCCATTCCTCCAAGGATGACAAGCAGCGGTATCGCCTCACCACTCGGGTCGACCAAATTAACTGGATCCCCCGCACAGTACTCGTACAAATTCGGCCCATCGACCATACCCAGCGGATCTTTGGTGAGCCAGCGGCCTAGTTTGGGATGGTAGACGCGATTGCGAACTAGGTAGAGACCAGTCGTCGAATCGTAATAGTAACCGCCGAAGAGATGCTGGAATCCCTCCTCGCCGGAGGGCGTGCCATATGGATCGTACGTGATCAATTGGTCGAGCGTTGCCTGGGCGTCTGGAACGACTCCCACTACATTGCCGTTGATGTCCGACAGGGCGTACTGTCGCTCTAAAAGCGTATCGTCGCTGTCGTACTTTTCGCGGCAGACCAGGTCGTTGGGGCCGCGCACGCCCCAAATGTATTCGTACCGATGGGAATCCAACACTGCGGACGCGTCGTAGTCCAAAACATCTTCTTCCAGCAGTTGCCAGTCGGGAGAATAGGTGTAGCGCGTGAAACGACTGTCAGACGTGCCAGGGATATTACTATGCTTGGCTAGAATTCGGCCGAACCCGTCGTACTCCAAAAGTACCTGGTCGTCGCCACTTTTGATGTAGGCAGGCCGATTCCATGCGTCGTACCTAATTTCCATTGACTGGGAAGGAAGATCTGGCTGTGGTTGCACCGTGAGGTTGCCAGCCTGGTCATACACGGGCTGCGTCCACTTCCCTTCGTTGGCAAGATTCTTGATG is from Blastopirellula marina and encodes:
- a CDS encoding RHS repeat-associated core domain-containing protein, whose protein sequence is MYDQAGNLTVQPQPDLPSQSMEIRYDAWNRPAYIKSGDDQVLLEYDGFGRILAKHSNIPGTSDSRFTRYTYSPDWQLLEEDVLDYDASAVLDSHRYEYIWGVRGPNDLVCREKYDSDDTLLERQYALSDINGNVVGVVPDAQATLDQLITYDPYGTPSGEEGFQHLFGGYYYDSTTGLYLVRNRVYHPKLGRWLTKDPLGMVDGPNLYEYCAGDPVNLVDPSGEAIPLLVILGGMALFGAVAGGTSYTVTTDEFRAEEFALFTAGGAVAGGLGGAAFFGAAFGLSALGFTATYSGLLAGGISGGVGGFSGGFVTTTGMHRFAGDDWGTSLQAGIYGGIYEGAIGTAGGLAGGAVLARYGAGFLSTIASGSAGGIVSGGISGYAENGTFSGTVMGALRGSAMGASFAFGGRVTGKLAGRIKPLPRQPAGLEPRNTATGKLMIGTRAVNESVRVLPRSAIVRWLVAKGVLAGRVTNWPRKLPLHGNIAHHQKPVSLGGADVHWTFPFGRRVYRWGNMEAVSPSVHKQSHPLPPRQSPETGVLYY